A section of the Larus michahellis chromosome 1, bLarMic1.1, whole genome shotgun sequence genome encodes:
- the FZD4 gene encoding frizzled-4, giving the protein MCQNLGYNVTKMPNLVGHELQADAELQLTTFTPLIQYGCSSQLQFFLCSVYVPMCTEKINIPIGPCGGMCLSVKRRCEPVLKEFGFAWPDSLNCSKFPPQNDHNHMCMEGPGDEEVPLHSKTALQPGEECHSMGSNSEQYIWVKRSLNCVLKCGYDAGLYSRSAKEFTDIWMAVWASLCFISTAFTVLTFLIDSSRFSYPERPIIFLSMCYNIYSIAYIVRLTVGRERISCDFEEAAEPVLIQEGLKNTGCAIIFLLMYFFGMASSIWWVILTLTWFLAAGLKWGHEAIEMHSSYFHIAAWAIPAVKTIVILIMRLVDADELTGLCYVGNQNLDALTGFVVAPLFTYLVIGTLFIAAGLVALFKIRSNLQKDGTKTDKLERLMVKIGVFSVLYTVPATCVIACYFYEISNWAIFRYSADDSNMAVEMLKIFMSLLVGITSGMWIWSAKTLHTWQKCSNRLVNSGKVKREKRADGWVKPGKGNETVV; this is encoded by the exons ATGTGCCAGAACCTGGGCTACAATGTCACCAAGATGCCCAACCTGGTGGGACACGAGCTGCAGGCGGACGCGGAGCTGCAGCTCACCACCTTCACCCCCCTCATCCAGTACGgctgctccagccagctccag ttcttcctttGTTCGGTCTATGTCCCGATGTGCACGGAGAAGATTAACATCCCCATAGGTCCCTGCGGTGGCATGTGCCTCTCCGTCAAAAGAAGATGCGAACCCGTTCTGAAAGAATTCGGGTTTGCCTGGCCGGACAGCCTAAACTGCAGCAAATTCCCACCCCAGAATGATCACAACCACATGTGCATGGAGGGCCCGGGAGACGAAGAGGTTCCCCTTCATAGCAAGACCGCCTTGCAGCCCGGAGAAGAGTGCCACAGCATGGGATCTAACTCGGAGCAGTACATCTGGGTGAAGAGAAGCTTGAACTGTGTCCTGAAGTGCGGCTACGACGCTGGTCTCTACAGCAGGTCGGCTAAGGAATTCACGGATATCTGGATGGCCGTGTGGGCCAGTCTGTGCTTCATCTCAACTGCCTTCACAGTCCTGACCTTCCTGATTGATTCATCCAGATTTTCCTACCCGGAGCGCCCAATCATATTTTTGAGCATGTGCTACAATATTTATAGCATTGCTTATATTGTGAGGCTAACTGTGGGCCGGGAAAGGATATCCTGTGATTTTGAAGAGGCAGCAGAACCTGTTCTTATCCAAGAAGGTCTTAAGAACACAGGATGTGCTATAATTTTCTTGCTGATGTATTTTTTCGGGATGGCTAGCTCCATCTGGTGGGTTATTCTCACATTGACGTGGTTTCTGGCTGCAGGACTCAAGTGGGGCCATGAAGCTATAGAAATGCACAGCTCTTATTTCCACATTGCAGCCTGGGCTATCCCCGCCGTGAAGACCATCGTCATTTTGATTATGAGACTCGTAGATGCAGACGAGCTCACCGGTCTGTGCTACGTTGGGAACCAGAACCTAGACGCTCTGACGGGCTTTGTCGTCGCTCCGCTTTTTACCTACCTGGTCATTGGGACTTTATTCATTGCAGCGGGACTGGTGGCCTTATTTAAAATTAGGTCTAATCTTCAGAAAGATGGAACTAAAACTGACAAGCTGGAAAGGCTGATGGTCAAAATCGGTGTCTTTTCAGTCCTGTACACCGTCCCAGCAACCTGTGTCATCGCCTGTTATTTCTACGAAATCTCCAACTGGGCCATTTTCCGCTATTCAGCAGATGATTCCAATATGGCAGTGGAGATGCTCAAAATCTTCATGTCCCTCCTGGTGGGTATTACATCGGGTATGTGGATCTGGTCAGCCAAAACTCTGCACACGTGGCAGAAGTGCTCAAACAGACTGGTGAACTCAGGGAAAGTGAAACGGGAGAAGAGAGCAGATGGTTGGGTGAAACCTGGGAAGGGGAACGAGACCGTGGTATGA